The Prunus persica cultivar Lovell chromosome G7, Prunus_persica_NCBIv2, whole genome shotgun sequence genome has a segment encoding these proteins:
- the LOC18769718 gene encoding delta(12)-fatty-acid desaturase FAD2, with protein MGAGGRMSAPPTRKNAETDNPKRVPYSKPPFSLGQIKKAIPPHCFQRSVIRSFSYVFYDLTIAFLLYYIACNYIQPLSQPFSFLAWPVYWYVQGCVLTGVWVIAHECGHHAFSDYQWLDDTVGLILHSALLVPYFSWKYSHRRHHSNTGSIERDEVFVPKQKSAIGWYSKYLNNPPGRFLTLTIQLTLGWPLYLAFNVSGRHYEGFACHYHPYGPIFSDRERLQIFLSDAGVLAVVYGLYRLAVAKGLAWVVCYYGGPLMVVNGFLVLITYLQHTHPSLPHYDSSEWDWLRGALATVDRDYGILNKVFHNITDTHVAHHLFSTMPHYHAMEATKAIKPILGDYYQLDRTPVFKAMFREAKECIYVERDEGDKKGVFWYNNKL; from the coding sequence ATGGGTGCCGGTGGAAGAATGTCCGCACCCCCTACCCGTAAGAACGCTGAAACCGACAACCCCAAGCGAGTGCCATACTCAAAACCTCCATTCAGTCTCGGCCAGATCAAGAAAGCCATCCCACCTCATTGCTTTCAGCGCTCTGTTATCCGCTCCTTCTCCTATGTCTTTTATGACCTTACCATTGCCTTTCTCCTGTACTACATTGCTTGCAATTACATCCAGCCTCTCTCTCAACCTTTCTCTTTCTTGGCGTGGCCAGTTTACTGGTATGTTCAGGGCTGTGTCCTGACTGGTGTTTGGGTGATAGCGCATGAGTGTGGTCACCATGCTTTTAGTGATTATCAATGGCTGGATGACACAGTCGGTCTAATCCTCCACTCTGCCCTCCTTGTGCCTTACTTTTCTTGGAAGTATAGCCATCGCCGTCACCACTCTAACACAGGTTCCATTGAGCGAGATGAGGTCTTTGTCCCCAAGCAGAAGTCTGCTATTGGATGGTACTCCAAATATCTAAACAACCCACCGGGCAGGTTCCTTACACTCACCATCCAACTCACTCTAGGCTGGCCTCTGTATCTGGCTTTCAATGTTTCAGGGAGGCACTATGAAGGCTTTGCTTGCCACTACCATCCATATGGCCCCATCTTCTCCGATCGTGAACGATTGCAGATTTTCCTTTCTGATGCCGGTGTTCTTGCAGTCGTATATGGGCTATACCGTCTAGCTGTGGCGAAAGGGCTTGCTTGGGTTGTATGCTATTATGGAGGACCTTTGATGGTGGTGAATGGATTTTTGGTGCTGATCACATACTTGCAGCACACACACCCTTCATTGCCACACTACGATTCCTCAGAATGGGACTGGTTGAGAGGAGCTTTGGCAACAGTTGACAGAGATTACGGCATCCTGAACAAGGTTTTCCATAACATCACAGACACTCATGTTGCTCACCATTTGTTCTCAACCATGCCACATTACCATGCAATGGAGGCCACCAAAGCTATCAAGCCGATTTTGGGCGATTACTATCAGTTGGACAGGACGCCGGTTTTCAAGGCAATGTTCAGGGAGGCAAAGGAGTGTATTTATGTTGAGCGAGATGAGGGTGACAAGAAAGGTGTCTTCTGGTACAATAATAAGTTATAA
- the LOC18771409 gene encoding VQ motif-containing protein 25 → MEETLTKKQTCCSNLPAALAIHRDSQTISKAKPKIRIIHIFAPEIIKTDVANFRELVQRLTGKPSENGCSKKKNKRPRNLIPSSREEPKKNASSMADKLELMRTGYMGLDQSRERVKEEGMMWNAENSGGFLERFADLEGFIQEFGEFPLLPNLDASNSHLHGFEGTQLV, encoded by the coding sequence ATGGAGGAGACATTAACCAAGAAGCAAACTTGTTGCTCAAATTTACCAGCAGCCCTAGCCATCCACAGAGACTCACAAACAATATCAAAAGCCAAGCCCAAAATTCGAATCATTCACATATTTGCACCAGAGATCATCAAGACAGACGTGGCAAACTTCAGGGAGTTAGTGCAGAGACTCACAGGAAAACCATCTGAAAATGGCTGcagcaagaagaagaataagagGCCAAGGAATTTAATTCCCAGCAGCAGAGAAGAACCCAAGAAAAATGCATCATCAATGGCTGACAAGCTGGAGCTAATGAGAACTGGGTACATGGGTTTGGATCAATCAAGAGAGAGAGTCAAGGAAGAGGGGATGATGTGGAATGCAGAGAACTCAGGTGGGTTCTTGGAGAGATTTGCAGATTTGGAAGGGTTTATTCAGGAATTTGGTGAATTTCCTCTGCTACCCAATTTGGATGCCTCAAATTCTCACCTGCATGGTTTTGAAGGAACCCAACTTGTCTAG